One window of the Peptacetobacter hiranonis genome contains the following:
- a CDS encoding glycyl radical protein, whose protein sequence is MSNLIQGKFDNLIQTKRIDLLKEKMLDAPRYASIEQARIITRVYKENEELSTSKKRALSLKASLEELEIGVEKEELIVGNRTKGVRYGVVFPESGCSWVNKEFETLPTRPQDKFLVKEEDIKEFRESIYPYWNGKSMEDVIKNNYGKEINAMAKVVKINQKDHAQGHICPDSELWLKLGPQGLIDKAREKMANCEENQKEFYECTILVLEGAKNFMMRYHDYILNMINNCGDDKIEDEYKESLRNVAEICKNLSERPPKTFHEAVQSLWFLFTILHMESNASSFSPGRMDQYLYPYYKEDIEKGIISEQDALEIIECLWLKFNQIVYLRNQHSAKYFAGFPIGFNIAIGGVDENGDDIYNNLSLLILRAQYHLGLPQPNLSVRLNKNTSHELMQESIKVVAKGSGMPQFFNDESIIKAMIDLGIEEKDARNYAVVGCVELTTHGNNLGWSDAAMFNLNKALELTLNEGKCLLTGEQIGLNLGKLEDYKTFEDLEESFRKQIDYFINEMMKAEVVVEKAHQDCLPSAFLSTVIDDCLEKGLDVTRGGAKYNLSGIQMIQVANLADSLAAIKELVYDEEMISKEELLQALRDDFKGHEITQTMLLNKAPKYGNDVKWVDDLGTKWAGYFRERMKDYTNYRGGAYHTGMYTVSAHVPMGENVGASPDGRNALTPLADGGMSPVYGRDIAGPTAVIKSVSRISNDYTTNGGLLNMKFLPEFFKTETGMLKFESFLRAFVDLEVPHIQFNVVRREDLLDAKVHPERHKSLTIRVAGYTAYFVELAGKLQDEIIERTAYEEI, encoded by the coding sequence ATGAGCAATTTAATTCAAGGAAAATTTGATAATTTAATTCAGACGAAGAGAATAGATCTTTTAAAAGAGAAGATGTTAGATGCACCTAGATATGCATCTATTGAACAGGCAAGAATAATTACGAGAGTTTACAAGGAAAACGAAGAACTATCTACTTCAAAGAAAAGAGCTCTATCACTTAAAGCATCACTTGAAGAGTTAGAAATAGGTGTTGAAAAAGAGGAGCTAATCGTAGGGAATAGAACAAAGGGAGTTCGCTATGGGGTTGTTTTCCCAGAAAGTGGATGTTCTTGGGTTAATAAGGAGTTTGAAACACTTCCAACTAGACCACAGGATAAATTCTTGGTAAAAGAAGAAGATATTAAAGAATTTAGAGAAAGCATCTATCCATATTGGAACGGAAAATCTATGGAAGATGTTATTAAAAATAATTATGGTAAAGAGATAAATGCGATGGCCAAGGTCGTAAAAATAAATCAGAAAGACCACGCACAAGGACATATTTGCCCAGATTCTGAGCTTTGGTTAAAATTAGGGCCTCAGGGATTAATTGATAAAGCTAGGGAAAAAATGGCAAACTGTGAAGAAAATCAGAAAGAATTTTATGAATGTACGATTCTAGTACTAGAAGGTGCTAAAAACTTTATGATGAGATACCACGATTATATTTTAAATATGATAAATAATTGCGGAGATGATAAAATCGAGGACGAATACAAAGAATCTTTAAGAAATGTTGCAGAAATTTGTAAAAATCTTTCAGAAAGACCGCCTAAAACATTCCACGAAGCAGTGCAGTCATTATGGTTCTTATTTACGATTTTACACATGGAGTCAAATGCTTCTTCGTTCTCTCCAGGAAGAATGGATCAGTATTTATATCCTTATTATAAAGAAGATATTGAAAAAGGTATCATATCTGAACAAGATGCACTAGAAATAATTGAATGCTTATGGTTAAAATTCAACCAGATTGTTTATTTAAGAAATCAGCATAGTGCAAAATATTTTGCTGGATTCCCAATAGGATTCAACATAGCAATCGGTGGAGTTGATGAAAATGGAGATGATATTTACAACAATTTATCGTTATTAATATTAAGGGCTCAATACCATTTAGGACTACCTCAGCCAAACTTATCAGTTAGACTTAATAAAAACACATCGCATGAATTGATGCAGGAATCTATAAAAGTTGTCGCTAAGGGAAGTGGAATGCCACAGTTCTTCAACGATGAGTCTATAATCAAAGCGATGATAGATCTTGGAATTGAGGAAAAAGATGCGAGAAATTACGCAGTTGTAGGTTGTGTTGAGCTTACTACACATGGAAACAACTTAGGTTGGTCTGATGCAGCTATGTTCAATTTAAACAAGGCATTAGAATTAACTTTAAACGAGGGTAAATGTTTATTAACTGGTGAACAGATTGGGCTAAACTTAGGTAAGTTAGAGGATTACAAAACATTTGAAGATTTAGAGGAATCTTTTAGAAAGCAGATAGATTATTTCATAAATGAGATGATGAAGGCAGAAGTTGTGGTGGAAAAGGCTCATCAGGATTGCCTACCTTCTGCGTTTTTATCTACAGTTATAGATGATTGCTTAGAAAAAGGGTTAGATGTTACTAGAGGTGGTGCAAAATACAACCTTTCTGGAATACAGATGATTCAGGTAGCAAACCTTGCCGATTCATTAGCTGCAATTAAAGAGCTAGTTTATGATGAAGAGATGATTTCAAAAGAAGAGCTACTTCAAGCTTTAAGAGATGATTTTAAAGGACACGAAATAACTCAGACAATGTTGTTAAACAAAGCACCTAAATACGGAAATGATGTAAAATGGGTTGACGATTTAGGTACAAAATGGGCAGGGTATTTTAGAGAAAGAATGAAAGATTACACAAATTATCGTGGTGGAGCATATCACACAGGAATGTACACCGTTTCTGCACACGTTCCTATGGGAGAAAATGTTGGAGCATCTCCAGACGGAAGAAATGCACTTACTCCACTTGCAGATGGTGGTATGTCACCTGTGTATGGAAGAGATATTGCAGGGCCGACAGCAGTTATAAAATCTGTATCGAGAATATCAAACGACTACACTACAAATGGTGGGCTATTAAATATGAAATTCTTGCCAGAATTTTTCAAGACAGAAACAGGAATGTTGAAATTTGAAAGTTTCTTGAGAGCTTTTGTGGATTTAGAAGTTCCTCATATTCAGTTTAATGTTGTAAGAAGAGAGGATTTATTGGATGCGAAAGTTCACCCAGAAAGACATAAATCACTTACAATTCGAGTTGCAGGATATACAGCTTATTTTGTTGAATTAGCAGGAAAATTACAGGATGAGATAATTGAAAGGACAGCTTATGAAGAAATCTAA
- a CDS encoding epoxyqueuosine reductase, giving the protein MREKFSGLINSFIKEYKSKNNLFAEWEDVLVGFSKVDDKNMKYLREAVIEDHHLATDYLDDAKTMISYFVPFKEIIANSNKEGNLPSDIWVHSYRETNEMADKLNNYLVAEIEKMGYKAAKPVDCGIVDGKAKSRWSQRHIAYLSGLGTFGLNNMLITEKGINGRFFSIVTNMEIKSDEPLKEERCLYKLNGSCGKCVERCFSGALTYDGFDRFKCLEICVENEKNNKMADVCGKCTIGLPCTFKNPLK; this is encoded by the coding sequence ATGAGAGAAAAATTTTCTGGTTTAATAAATAGTTTTATAAAAGAATACAAATCTAAAAACAATCTTTTTGCTGAATGGGAAGATGTACTTGTAGGATTTTCTAAAGTAGATGATAAAAATATGAAATACCTAAGAGAAGCTGTTATAGAGGATCATCATCTTGCAACAGATTATTTAGATGATGCAAAGACCATGATTTCATACTTTGTACCATTTAAGGAAATTATCGCAAATTCTAACAAAGAAGGCAATCTTCCTTCTGATATTTGGGTACATTCGTATCGGGAAACAAATGAGATGGCGGATAAGTTAAATAACTATCTTGTAGCTGAGATTGAAAAGATGGGGTATAAAGCAGCCAAGCCAGTAGATTGTGGTATAGTTGATGGAAAGGCTAAGAGCAGATGGTCTCAAAGACACATAGCGTATCTTTCTGGACTTGGAACTTTTGGACTAAACAACATGCTTATAACTGAGAAGGGTATAAATGGAAGATTTTTCTCAATAGTTACAAATATGGAGATAAAGTCAGATGAGCCATTGAAAGAAGAAAGATGCCTTTATAAATTGAATGGAAGTTGTGGAAAATGCGTTGAGAGATGTTTTTCTGGTGCGCTTACATACGATGGATTTGATAGATTTAAGTGTCTTGAGATTTGTGTAGAAAATGAAAAGAATAATAAAATGGCAGATGTATGTGGAAAATGCACTATTGGACTTCCATGTACTTTTAAAAATCCATTGAAATAA
- a CDS encoding glycyl-radical enzyme activating protein, with the protein MKGQLMKKSNEKLELNEEVKINEKIEDSKKALVFDVKRFAVHDGAGLRTTVFFKGCPLRCKWCQNPEGLSAKKRPIYFKNSCIHCRICEKVSKENQIEYRDDRPYFNLDYKEGFDNLIKACPSGAIRYDSKEYVVEELLEKIKEDQVFFRNDGGVTFSGGEPLMQGEFLVEILKRCKEEGIHTAIETTMFAPLEIIEKVLPYLDLIYIDLKVFDEKLHEECTGVSSKVIKEHIKYVLESNHRDKVIIRTPLIPTMTATDENIRSIAEFLVGVYPEVRYELLNYNPLAPSKYELVDLEYGLDEDYKMFGKDEMQHFYDIVEQVGLKNLIIE; encoded by the coding sequence TTGAAAGGACAGCTTATGAAGAAATCTAATGAAAAGCTAGAATTGAATGAAGAAGTAAAAATTAATGAAAAAATAGAGGATTCTAAAAAAGCGTTGGTGTTTGATGTTAAGAGATTTGCTGTTCACGACGGTGCTGGACTTAGAACAACCGTGTTTTTTAAAGGATGCCCATTGAGGTGTAAATGGTGCCAAAATCCTGAAGGGTTATCAGCAAAGAAAAGGCCGATTTATTTTAAGAATAGCTGTATTCATTGTAGAATTTGCGAAAAAGTTTCTAAAGAAAATCAGATTGAATACAGAGATGATAGACCATATTTTAATTTAGATTATAAAGAAGGATTTGATAATTTAATAAAAGCGTGTCCATCTGGAGCTATTAGATATGATAGCAAAGAATACGTAGTTGAAGAATTACTAGAAAAGATAAAGGAAGATCAGGTATTCTTTAGAAATGATGGAGGGGTTACTTTTTCTGGTGGAGAGCCTTTGATGCAGGGAGAGTTTTTAGTAGAGATATTAAAACGTTGCAAGGAAGAAGGAATACACACAGCCATTGAAACTACTATGTTTGCACCACTTGAGATTATTGAAAAAGTACTTCCATATTTGGATTTGATATATATAGATTTAAAGGTATTTGATGAAAAGTTGCACGAAGAATGTACAGGTGTATCGTCAAAAGTTATAAAGGAGCATATTAAATATGTGCTTGAAAGTAATCATAGAGATAAAGTCATAATTAGAACTCCGCTGATACCAACTATGACAGCTACTGATGAAAATATAAGAAGCATAGCAGAATTCTTAGTTGGAGTTTATCCAGAGGTTAGATATGAATTATTAAACTATAATCCTCTAGCTCCATCAAAGTATGAGCTTGTCGACTTGGAATATGGACTTGATGAGGATTATAAAATGTTTGGCAAAGATGAGATGCAGCATTTTTATGATATTGTCGAGCAGGTAGGGTTAAAGAATTTAATAATAGAATAG
- a CDS encoding TPM domain-containing protein: protein MNSLGKNNFKKISLSIFIAFSMIFCSVFLNLKTIEKSFADGDMEYAVDSAKVLTTEELESLKSKLAQISDENNIDVGVVTVDYLDGKSAQEFANDLFEQNKFGKGENRDGILLLVATEDREWAMSTHGSAKEAFNEEGLDFLSGEFLPYLAEDDYYSAFENFANNARELGAMYVLGDPYGEEEYIDDENYPVDENIVEEEKGINNEVWIPLSIVMGCAISLVIMMMYKSQLKSVKSESRADDYLMDMKLVKSQDIFLYRTVTRTMRPKNENNSSDFSSGGGGGDYGGSSGSF, encoded by the coding sequence TTGAATAGTTTAGGAAAAAATAATTTCAAAAAAATATCACTTTCTATATTTATAGCATTTAGTATGATTTTCTGTTCTGTATTTTTAAATTTAAAAACTATTGAAAAATCTTTTGCAGATGGAGATATGGAGTATGCTGTTGACAGTGCTAAGGTATTGACCACAGAGGAATTAGAATCATTAAAATCTAAATTGGCACAAATAAGCGATGAAAATAATATAGACGTAGGTGTTGTAACAGTAGATTATCTGGATGGAAAAAGTGCACAAGAATTTGCAAATGATTTATTTGAACAGAATAAATTTGGTAAAGGCGAAAATAGAGATGGTATACTTCTTTTAGTTGCTACTGAGGACAGAGAATGGGCGATGAGTACTCATGGATCTGCAAAGGAAGCATTTAACGAAGAAGGACTTGATTTTCTATCTGGAGAATTTCTTCCATACTTAGCAGAGGATGATTATTATTCTGCATTTGAAAACTTTGCAAACAATGCTAGAGAACTCGGTGCAATGTATGTTTTAGGAGATCCTTATGGAGAAGAGGAGTATATTGATGATGAAAACTACCCTGTAGATGAAAATATAGTTGAAGAAGAAAAAGGAATAAACAATGAAGTTTGGATACCTTTATCAATTGTTATGGGATGTGCGATTTCATTAGTTATAATGATGATGTATAAATCTCAGCTAAAAAGTGTTAAAAGTGAAAGTAGAGCGGATGATTATCTAATGGATATGAAACTTGTGAAAAGTCAGGATATATTCCTTTACAGAACTGTAACAAGAACTATGAGACCTAAAAATGAAAATAATAGTAGCGACTTTAGCAGCGGTGGTGGCGGAGGAGACTACGGTGGCTCAAGTGGAAGCTTCTAA
- a CDS encoding SPFH domain-containing protein: MGLIKAITGAAGGTLADQWKEFFYCNSIDAETLVVKGSKRISSKRSSNTKASDNIISDGSGIAVADGQCMLIVEQGKIVEVCAEPGEYTFDKSTEPSIFTGSLSDGIRKTFETIGKRFTYGGDTGKDQRVYYVNTKEIIGNKFGTAMPIPFRVVDRNIGLDIDVSVRCNGIYSYKITDPVLFYTNVCGNVEGSYEREEIDSQLKAEFIGALQPAFAKISDLEIRPNALPAHVDELSKAMNATLTEKWAELRGISVVSIGLNSVTLPEEDADMIKQAQKAAILRDPSMAAATIASAQADAMKTAAGNEGGAMTGFMGMGMATNAGGMNVNGLFEMAEEKKKQQMEEMKKFAENNNSTSANEVAGEWTCSCGAKNTGKFCSECGAKKPEDGWVCECGTVNKGKFCTNCGKKKPAGMPLCRCDKCGWEPEDPHNPPKFCPECGDRFDENDIKND, from the coding sequence ATGGGACTAATTAAAGCAATAACAGGTGCAGCAGGTGGAACACTTGCAGATCAGTGGAAAGAGTTTTTCTACTGCAATTCAATAGATGCTGAGACTTTGGTTGTAAAAGGAAGCAAGAGAATTTCTTCAAAAAGATCTTCAAATACTAAAGCTAGCGACAACATAATATCTGACGGTTCTGGAATAGCAGTTGCTGATGGGCAGTGTATGCTAATCGTTGAACAGGGAAAAATAGTGGAAGTTTGTGCTGAGCCAGGAGAGTATACTTTTGACAAATCCACAGAGCCGAGTATTTTTACAGGAAGCCTTTCTGATGGAATTAGAAAGACTTTTGAAACAATAGGCAAGAGATTTACTTATGGTGGAGATACTGGAAAGGATCAGAGAGTATATTATGTAAATACAAAAGAAATAATTGGAAATAAATTTGGAACAGCAATGCCTATTCCATTTAGAGTGGTTGATAGAAATATCGGACTTGATATAGATGTTTCAGTTAGATGCAACGGAATTTATTCTTATAAAATAACTGACCCAGTTCTATTCTACACAAATGTATGTGGAAATGTTGAAGGAAGTTATGAAAGAGAAGAAATTGACTCTCAGTTAAAGGCAGAATTTATAGGTGCGTTACAGCCAGCATTTGCTAAAATATCTGATTTAGAAATAAGACCAAATGCTCTTCCTGCTCATGTTGATGAACTTTCAAAGGCAATGAATGCAACACTTACAGAAAAATGGGCAGAACTTAGAGGTATTTCAGTTGTTTCAATAGGTTTGAATTCTGTGACACTTCCAGAAGAAGATGCAGATATGATAAAACAGGCTCAGAAAGCAGCTATTTTAAGAGATCCTTCAATGGCAGCCGCTACAATAGCTTCAGCTCAGGCAGATGCAATGAAAACTGCTGCAGGTAATGAAGGTGGTGCAATGACCGGATTTATGGGCATGGGAATGGCTACAAATGCAGGAGGAATGAATGTAAACGGCTTATTTGAAATGGCCGAAGAAAAGAAAAAACAGCAGATGGAAGAGATGAAAAAATTTGCTGAAAATAATAACTCAACTAGTGCTAATGAAGTTGCAGGTGAGTGGACTTGTAGCTGTGGAGCGAAAAATACAGGGAAATTCTGCTCTGAATGTGGAGCTAAAAAGCCTGAAGATGGTTGGGTTTGCGAATGTGGAACAGTGAATAAAGGTAAGTTCTGTACAAATTGTGGAAAGAAAAAACCTGCAGGAATGCCTCTATGTAGATGTGATAAATGTGGATGGGAACCAGAAGATCCACACAATCCGCCAAAATTCTGCCCAGAATGTGGAGATAGATTTGACGAAAATGATATAAAAAATGATTAG
- a CDS encoding rhodanese-like domain-containing protein gives MNKKFVSLLLTAVLSLGVLTGCSSKEESKEADTNTEKVTAEAVDTKTVFVTPEWVQSVIDGNQKESENYVIGEVSWGTYKDSPSYTKGHIPGAIHINTDSVEEGPVWNILSPEKIEQSMLENGITKDTTVILYGDPSAAGRVAFTYLWAGVENVKMLNGGIEAWEKAGYKTETDVVEAKKSEDFGIKVPAHPEYCLSIEDTKEKLKDENFKLVSIRSEDEFLGKTSGYAYINKAGEPEGAVWGFDTDRYVNEDGTCINMEQMKELWNECDFSADNELSFYCGTGWRACVPWLICYENGMTNMTVFDGGWNEWQMDDSNPVQVGDPANDDCVHTTVGELSNDKAAK, from the coding sequence ATGAATAAGAAATTCGTTAGTCTTTTACTAACAGCGGTATTATCTCTTGGTGTGCTTACAGGTTGTTCATCAAAAGAAGAATCAAAAGAAGCTGATACTAATACAGAAAAAGTAACAGCTGAAGCAGTTGATACAAAAACTGTATTTGTAACACCTGAATGGGTTCAGAGTGTTATAGACGGAAACCAGAAAGAATCTGAAAATTATGTTATAGGCGAGGTATCTTGGGGAACTTATAAAGATAGTCCAAGTTATACAAAAGGTCATATACCTGGTGCTATACATATAAACACAGATAGTGTGGAAGAAGGACCAGTATGGAATATACTATCTCCAGAAAAAATAGAACAGAGTATGCTAGAAAATGGTATAACAAAAGATACAACAGTTATACTTTATGGTGATCCTTCTGCAGCAGGAAGAGTTGCATTTACATACCTTTGGGCAGGTGTTGAAAATGTAAAAATGTTAAATGGTGGAATAGAAGCGTGGGAAAAAGCTGGATATAAAACAGAAACAGATGTAGTTGAAGCTAAAAAATCTGAAGACTTTGGAATAAAAGTACCAGCTCATCCAGAATATTGCTTATCTATAGAAGATACTAAAGAAAAATTAAAAGATGAAAACTTTAAATTAGTAAGTATAAGAAGCGAGGATGAATTCTTAGGAAAAACTAGTGGATATGCATATATAAATAAAGCTGGTGAACCAGAAGGTGCAGTTTGGGGATTTGATACAGATAGATATGTAAATGAAGATGGAACTTGTATAAATATGGAACAGATGAAAGAATTATGGAATGAATGTGATTTCTCAGCTGATAATGAACTTTCATTCTACTGTGGAACTGGTTGGAGAGCTTGTGTACCATGGTTAATATGCTATGAAAATGGTATGACAAACATGACTGTATTCGATGGTGGATGGAATGAATGGCAGATGGATGATAGCAATCCTGTTCAGGTAGGAGATCCTGCTAATGATGATTGCGTGCATACAACTGTTGGAGAATTATCAAACGATAAGGCAGCGAAATAA